GATGTCATTCAAGAGCGAGCCTATTCGTCTGCGATTTGGTATCAGCCAGCGCGCTAAAGGCAGTGGTTTTGGTTGCGCAGGCTGCTTGGCGAAGCCTTTTTAAGTCGCAACCACCACCCGAATGCCTTGTAGACGAGGCTCTGCGCGCGCCATGGCATCTTTTGTCTCGGTTAACAGTTGATTCACTGCTTCCACTTCGTCTTCACGCACTGACCCATTGCGTGCACCAAGTGCTGCGAGACGCTGTGCTTCGCTTTTCAGTGCGTTATCAACACTGAGCTGTGCCGCCTTCTGAAGTGTCCTGACGTGTGACACCGCCCGCGCGTCCAATTCTGTAAGGGCCGAAACAAGCTTAGGGCGAAGCTCTCTAATGACGCCGGCGCTTTGCGTAATGCTCACTGGTTTGATCAATCTTGTTAGGTTTTCACAAGAAATGGCTGTGCCGAGGTCGCGACCGTCTAATGTAATGAGTGATCTGAGCGGCGTCTGGTCCAAGTAGCGGCCAATTTCAAGGCGTTTGGGCGCAGGGCAGTCAGCGGTGTGCAGGGTTTCGACCATTACCGTTCCGGGCTTGATACTTTTCGCTTTAATCATGGCGACTGACGCATTTCCCAGCTCGGAGTGATAAACGACATCGATGGTTTCTCTCACCACCGGATGCTCCCAGGTCAAAAAATGCAGATCATCTCTTGCCAAAGCGAGGTCTCGGTCGAAGGTGCAGGTAATGCCACCATCATCTAGAAAGGGTAGCTCACCGGTCACCAAATTCTCAGAGGGTTTTAGTATGAGACAGCGTTCTGAGCCTTCCTCGGTATGAATTCCCAAGCGATCAAATAGGCTATCCGTGAACCGTTGGAGTTCGACAGTTCGCTCATTGGACTGTATTTCTGCGATGAGCTCGCTGGCACGCGCGGGGTTGTGAGAGGTGAGTTCCAAAAGGCGGTCACGCCCGCGATCCATCTGCTGATTTAACTGTTCCCTGAGCGCTTGAGTTCTTGTTAACAACTCATCTGACAGCCGTCCCTTTTCTTCACAGACCCGAAGTTCGTCACCGAGCTCGTCAAAGATCAAATGGCCAATAGAGCAGCTTGTCTCGAATCCATTGATGCCCTCGTTAAACCAAGCAAAACGGACAGATTCTGTTGTGTTGGGTGTGACCGGGACATGAATATTAACATCGCCTCGTTGTCCGATTCGGTCTAACCGCCCAATGCGTTGTTCGAGTAAGTCCGGATGATGCGGCAGGTCAAAACAGACTAAATGCTGACTGAATTGGAAGTTGCGCCCCTCGCTTCCTATTTCAGAGCAGATTAGCGCTCGGGCGCCGCTCTCTTCATCTGCAAAGTAGGCGGCGGCGCGGTCTCGCTCAAGTAAAGAAAGATCTTCATGGAACGAGGCGCATCGAATGCCCGCTTGCAGGTGCAGATAATGCTCCAATGCCATAGCAGTCGTTTTATCGCGGCAAATGACAAGTACCTTCTGCGACTTGAGTTGCTTTAATA
The Candidatus Paraluminiphilus aquimaris genome window above contains:
- a CDS encoding helicase-related protein, giving the protein MTFDIGQRWISHADLELGLGICVEVDSRRVTLLYPSAEEERTYALDRAPLTRYELKAGDKLTHIDGRVLEVTETCPLGNTLSYEAVEPETGDTFSVHEQFIAPEVSVNTPQDRLLNNQLDKIGDFQLRYETLIERARYQASNSSGLIGARTSLLSHQLFVASEVGDRLAPRVLLADEVGLGKTIEAGLILSQQLMRGRAARVLIAVPDPLLHQWLVEMLRRFNLQFSIYDDARCEAEESDFDFANDQLVLSPWSFIEHNESARAGLLETDWDFVIVDEAHHLNLGLDAQNDLDTALTQLSQKSRGLLLLTATPGQSGIDSHFSRLQLLDPDRFSDLARFIDEQRQFEDTFDLIEKLRRDEDVEGLPADIDPSQPADQIIQSLVDQYGTGRVLFRNSRKSVSGFPTRVLHQYDLPEDDTSLSVADSHRTKWLAELLKQLKSQKVLVICRDKTTAMALEHYLHLQAGIRCASFHEDLSLLERDRAAAYFADEESGARALICSEIGSEGRNFQFSQHLVCFDLPHHPDLLEQRIGRLDRIGQRGDVNIHVPVTPNTTESVRFAWFNEGINGFETSCSIGHLIFDELGDELRVCEEKGRLSDELLTRTQALREQLNQQMDRGRDRLLELTSHNPARASELIAEIQSNERTVELQRFTDSLFDRLGIHTEEGSERCLILKPSENLVTGELPFLDDGGITCTFDRDLALARDDLHFLTWEHPVVRETIDVVYHSELGNASVAMIKAKSIKPGTVMVETLHTADCPAPKRLEIGRYLDQTPLRSLITLDGRDLGTAISCENLTRLIKPVSITQSAGVIRELRPKLVSALTELDARAVSHVRTLQKAAQLSVDNALKSEAQRLAALGARNGSVREDEVEAVNQLLTETKDAMARAEPRLQGIRVVVAT